The sequence below is a genomic window from Candidatus Babeliales bacterium.
AAGGGAAGATGTAAGTGACTGTGAAGCGACATCAAGCCCCGCAAACATCATGGTGTAGGAAATAATCGTTACTGGGTTGGTGAGGGTGAGTAAGAATGTTGAAAACCAGGCATTAAACCCATTTCCCTTAGCAATTACTTTTTCAGTAAAGGGCTTGACGTGGTTGGTGTACGTAGTAATACCCAGATAAAGAAGAAATAGGCCGCCAAGCAACACAATAATTGGCTGGTAGGCTAGGAGGTAATGAGCAACAACGGTGAGCCCAACTGCTGCAATCAGCGCATAGAAAACATCGGCCGTCATAGCTCCAAGGCCGCACAGTAGTCCGGTAAGAACGCCATCATTGAGTGTTCGTTGAATGATAAGAAAAAAAATTGGACCGGGGATGATGGCCATGGTTATGCCAAAAACAAGGCCTTTGAAGAGGGCGATAATTAATGGATTCATAT
It includes:
- a CDS encoding LysE family transporter — its product is MNPLIIALFKGLVFGITMAIIPGPIFFLIIQRTLNDGVLTGLLCGLGAMTADVFYALIAAVGLTVVAHYLLAYQPIIVLLGGLFLLYLGITTYTNHVKPFTEKVIAKGNGFNAWFSTFLLTLTNPVTIISYTMMFAGLDVASQSLTSSLTLIFGVIVGALLVVLVLIGLLTYFHQKISLRTLSLINKTAGVLLTGFGIAAVGRGLVSLLSR